In a single window of the Pocillopora verrucosa isolate sample1 chromosome 4, ASM3666991v2, whole genome shotgun sequence genome:
- the LOC131798799 gene encoding vacuolar protein sorting-associated protein 33B-like isoform X1: MMAVPSGPKFTHLKDETRDNLVAILKSVLEMKDLVIDPQLMKPLDHFTGASFLKEHGVNKIFKLESGKLEVGGDKRIYLLRPELLSTKYVADHINNDKMSGKNRSYKIVFVPRKLYSCEVILEQEGVYGDVSFDEFQLGFIPLDEDVLTLEIPSFLKDYFLDGDQTSLSFVACSLMNLQRWYGTIPSTYGLGNCAKMVGELLKNMLDEEGDYKPVDGPEIGSLILIDRGVDFVTPLCSQVTYAGVLDDTFGIRSGVVEFGPEVTGKDQNTKMLLNDQDLVFCDIRDRHFSNVFGYLSQKAKDVQSGYDKRQQLSTVSDMRQFVSSELRGLRQQHKGLTLHIGACEVVLKTKTKENFERRLQAEHNMLELIEDKEDIDYAEENIIRQITPFKTLQLLCLMSLTRGGVEPKVHRSLKHKFLQSFGHEHMLTFNSLKQLGLYTEPDKKGTFKILSKRLSLVPKDVGKIDLKNPQDMSYVFSGAYTPISCRLIEQVLLNGISTFEEMSRLLGVEYFSSRITSSVKSSSVHGTRASKCVLVMFLGGCTFSEISALRLLAKKLGYRIIVATTSILNGTRLLESVTETNRK; this comes from the exons ATGATGGCGGTCCCAAGTGGGCCGAAATTCACTCATTTAAAAGATGAAACCAGGGACAATCTGGTGGCCATATTGAAATCG GTTCTAGAAATGAAAGACCTTGTCATTGAtcctcagttgatgaaaccattAGATCACTTCACAGGTGCATCTTTTCTAAAG gaacaTGGTGTTAACAAGATATTTAAATTGGAAAGTGGTAAACTTGAAGTTGGTGGAGACAA GAGAATTTACTTGCTGAGACCAGAGcttttatcaacaaaatatGTTGCTG aTCATATAAATAATGACAAAATGAGTGGGAAAAACAGGTCATATAAAATTGTGTTTGTTCCAAGGAAG TTGTACTCTTGTGAGGTGATTTTGGAGCAGGAAGGAGTGTATGGAG ATGTATCTTTTGATGAATTTCAACTGGGATTTATTCCACTTGATGAAGATGTACTGACGTTGGAAATACCAAGCTTTCTCAAAGATTATTTCTTG GATGGTGACCAAACatcactttcttttgttgcttgttCTCTGATGAATCTGCAGAGATGGTATGGTACAATCCCAAGTACATATGGCCTAGGAAACTGTGCTAAG ATGGTTGGAGAATTGCTTAAAAATATGCTGGATGAAGAAGGAGACTATAAACCTGTTGATGGTCCTGAAATAGGATCCCTTATCCTTATTGACAGAG GAGTGGACTTTGTTACACCACTCTGTTCTCAAGTCACATATGCAGGAGTTCTTGATGACACCTTTGGCATTAGAAGTG GTGTGGTGGAGTTTGGACCAGAAGTCACTGGTAAAGATCAGAACACTAAGATGTTATTGAATGACCAAGACTTG GTGTTTTGTGACATTAGAGATCGTCATTTTTCCAATGTGTTTGGGTATCTCAGTCAGAAGGCAAAGGATGTTCAATCTGGATATGAT AAACGACAACAGTTATCAACAGTAAGTGACATGAGGCAGTTTGTGTCTTCTGAGCTGAGAGGACTGAGACAACAACACAAAGGATTAACTTTAC ATATTGGTGCTTGTGAAGTGGTGCTCAAGACCAAGACTAAGGAGAACTTTGAAAGGAGGCTTCAAGCAGAACACA ATATGTTGGAACTTATAGAAGATAAGGAGGATATTGATTATGCTGAAGAGAATATTATCAGACAG ATTACTCCATTTAAAACACTGCAGCTGTTATGTTTGATGTCCTTAACTCGTGgag gaGTTGAGCCCAAAGTGCACCGTAGTCTAAAGCATAAGTTCCTTCAG AGTTTTGGACACGAACACATGCTTACATTTAATTCTCTCAAGCAATTAGGGCTGTACACTGAACCAGAT aAGAAAGGCACCTTTAAGATTCTAAGTAAACGACTTAGTCTG GTGCCAAAGGATGTTGGTAAGATTGATCTCAAGAATCCGCAAGACATGTCGTATGTCTTTAGCGGTGCGTACACTCCTATTTCCTGTAGGCTGATTGAGCAG gtCCTGCTGAATGGTATATCTACATTTGAAGAGATGTCCAGATTACTGGGTGTTGAGTATTTTTCGTCGCGAATTACATCTTCTGTAAAGTCATCTTCTGTTCATGGAACAAGAG
- the LOC131798799 gene encoding vacuolar protein sorting-associated protein 33B-like isoform X2 translates to MMAVPSGPKFTHLKDETRDNLVAILKSVLEMKDLVIDPQLMKPLDHFTGASFLKEHGVNKIFKLESGKLEVGGDKRIYLLRPELLSTKYVADHINNDKMSGKNRSYKIVFVPRKLYSCEVILEQEGVYGDVSFDEFQLGFIPLDEDVLTLEIPSFLKDYFLDGDQTSLSFVACSLMNLQRWYGTIPSTYGLGNCAKMVGELLKNMLDEEGDYKPVDGPEIGSLILIDRGVDFVTPLCSQVTYAGVLDDTFGIRSGVVEFGPEVTGKDQNTKMLLNDQDLVFCDIRDRHFSNVFGYLSQKAKDVQSGYDKRQQLSTVSDMRQFVSSELRGLRQQHKGLTLHIGACEVVLKTKTKENFERRLQAEHNMLELIEDKEDIDYAEENIIRQITPFKTLQLLCLMSLTRGGVEPKVHRSLKHKFLQNLPAKQITNFAVTKDFTMTEKKDAKRKVESSFLVLDTNTCLHLILSSN, encoded by the exons ATGATGGCGGTCCCAAGTGGGCCGAAATTCACTCATTTAAAAGATGAAACCAGGGACAATCTGGTGGCCATATTGAAATCG GTTCTAGAAATGAAAGACCTTGTCATTGAtcctcagttgatgaaaccattAGATCACTTCACAGGTGCATCTTTTCTAAAG gaacaTGGTGTTAACAAGATATTTAAATTGGAAAGTGGTAAACTTGAAGTTGGTGGAGACAA GAGAATTTACTTGCTGAGACCAGAGcttttatcaacaaaatatGTTGCTG aTCATATAAATAATGACAAAATGAGTGGGAAAAACAGGTCATATAAAATTGTGTTTGTTCCAAGGAAG TTGTACTCTTGTGAGGTGATTTTGGAGCAGGAAGGAGTGTATGGAG ATGTATCTTTTGATGAATTTCAACTGGGATTTATTCCACTTGATGAAGATGTACTGACGTTGGAAATACCAAGCTTTCTCAAAGATTATTTCTTG GATGGTGACCAAACatcactttcttttgttgcttgttCTCTGATGAATCTGCAGAGATGGTATGGTACAATCCCAAGTACATATGGCCTAGGAAACTGTGCTAAG ATGGTTGGAGAATTGCTTAAAAATATGCTGGATGAAGAAGGAGACTATAAACCTGTTGATGGTCCTGAAATAGGATCCCTTATCCTTATTGACAGAG GAGTGGACTTTGTTACACCACTCTGTTCTCAAGTCACATATGCAGGAGTTCTTGATGACACCTTTGGCATTAGAAGTG GTGTGGTGGAGTTTGGACCAGAAGTCACTGGTAAAGATCAGAACACTAAGATGTTATTGAATGACCAAGACTTG GTGTTTTGTGACATTAGAGATCGTCATTTTTCCAATGTGTTTGGGTATCTCAGTCAGAAGGCAAAGGATGTTCAATCTGGATATGAT AAACGACAACAGTTATCAACAGTAAGTGACATGAGGCAGTTTGTGTCTTCTGAGCTGAGAGGACTGAGACAACAACACAAAGGATTAACTTTAC ATATTGGTGCTTGTGAAGTGGTGCTCAAGACCAAGACTAAGGAGAACTTTGAAAGGAGGCTTCAAGCAGAACACA ATATGTTGGAACTTATAGAAGATAAGGAGGATATTGATTATGCTGAAGAGAATATTATCAGACAG ATTACTCCATTTAAAACACTGCAGCTGTTATGTTTGATGTCCTTAACTCGTGgag gaGTTGAGCCCAAAGTGCACCGTAGTCTAAAGCATAAGTTCCTTCAG AATTTGCCCGCGAAACAGATAACAAACTTCGCAGTTACGAAAGACTTTACTATGACAGAGAAGAAGGACGCAAAAAGAAAAGTCGAATCAAGTTTTTT AGTTTTGGACACGAACACATGCTTACATTTAATTCTCTCAAGCAATTAG